The sequence AGAGTGAAGAATATCTTCATCTAGGTGTCgtattgataaaaaaatatcaCTCAATTTTGAGATTTTTCACAGGTTTTCAAATTGACAAAAACAAGTGAAATAGGGCAAGTCAACTAATCTGAAGATACAATGATAAATGTTGTTTTATACTggagttttgttttttatttgtattttgaatattcgCTATAAAATCTGAAGCTTTTTCGTGAATAAGTACTTCAGGCTATGCATCAAATTAGTGACCATAGTACTCCCATCATGTCTTCAAAAATTTGTAAAGACAAATTCAACGGTAGAAAATCAGCAGAACTTGGCCCTCCACCCCTTTAAACACAAACTGTGTTCCCCGACTGCAAGATCTCTTTCGCAGCAGCCTCCAAATATACAACCACTGTCTTACTTCAACCTGTCACCCCTATTAACACAGTTAAGATAGAAATACCAAACTTTTTCTAAAAGAACTTCAACCATTGGTTAATGTTATGGAGtgaaagccaatcagatgtgCCGTCTTATACAGGGTGAACCACTGGCCTAAAGTAGGGGGTATAGGTTATGCTTTGACCTACGTAAAATTACGTACATTACGTAAATTTACGTAGATACATTAATCTACGTATTTTAATCGACCTGGTAGATATTTAAAGGCAGGTGATATTTTGTCAATGCGGCATTATTCCTGTAAACGCTTTTTTGCCAATGGCACATTCCAATTGGCTAATTGATGCCGCACATGCGCACTGAGGTGCGCGACttagaaatttcaaggaaagtgtggagaaccCCTCGGCCTACGGGATTTCCGTATTTCTTTGCTACGCATTTTAATAGCTAAAGACAGAAGTACGGATGCTTTGTAAAAACTACGGGTTTTCATCTGTCCTTTTCAAAATACGGATTTGTTTTATCTTCCTTAATGAAAATACGGCTATAGTATATCATCACATCTGTGAATACGGTTATGAACTTTCTTAAACAGGAGTACGGGTCGTTTACTTCTACTCGTAATTTGGGTCAGAGTATTGATTAGCACTGAGTTATGGCAGTGGCGTACACGTGCGTCTTATCTATTttaagcccacttgggactttagtcccagcgggctattgcgttcacttttcgtccgtcatccgtccgtagacgaaatccagttattttgggaagttttgaagacgcaccaatgtaatgtcttgatatctgggttacacatgtatctatcTTAGACATCTGCAGCCAAAatactggccctgtcagaatcaagatggccgactggcagcaattgttgttcgccaaaatcagcctATGTCAACGGTCTGGCCGATCGATAATCATTCGTATGCTCAATACACTACGCTCGAAGCTATTTTTAGCACACTCAAACGCAATTTCACTACTAATGGGCGAATTGAACGgattaagcaaaaatatatttcgtaattggtttttctttatgGCGGGCAAAGTTGAAAGCCgtgggtttcatatttttttggaACTTtaccaaaaagtttcaaaaattcgatttatttgagcaggttttttatgcagcatctttaaccctttcagtgctgactcaTGGTTCCTATAGCCCCTCAAATCCCTCAAAAACCCCTCAAATTCCAAAATCCATTTTTGAGGGTGCAAAATCCCTCAAATTCTGAGTGTTAGCCCTTGGCCCCTCAAAATCCCctcaaattctgaaaattgtgTCTCTCAGAGAATTTTGTATCACCTTTTTTTAAGGACCTTTCTTCAAACATTCAATGTAGGCCCTACACCATGAATTGTAGTAAGACAGAGTGAATTATGCATTGTGTTGTTTGATGATAATCACAGCAGATCATTGCTGTAATTACTGTGTACACACTAGATTGGAATTTTATACTTCAATTGTCTTGTTGGCCAGATTAGTTTAATCTGGCCAACCTGATTATCCTGATTAATTTATCCAGGAGTTTAGGAACAGTTACTTGAAGTTCCTAGTTGagctggacccagttccacagttgtgagttagagtagcttaactcttgagttaaagttagttcattttcattgagttaactcatagtcaaatcttaactcagaactgtggaactggaccctgaatgTCAAagttatttgaaatcaaatcgAATGCCGAAAGCAAATGTCTGTGACAGAAAGTGTTATGGCAGCTAATCGTGGAATGAAGGCTCTTCAGTCGTGAGTGGCCTCCTACTGTACATGAGTTTTTTCACTCAAAACAAAGTCAACAGGAAATTGAATTtagtattgaatatatttgaattgaataagtTTATTTTATAGGTGCCTAATTGTATTTTGCTTGGTATGGACTGATAAGTATGCCAAGTATTCTACTTGTAGGCCTACTGTTTTATGTATCAATTAGGTTTTGTCATGAAAAATGACCCTCAAATTTGGTGATTATACCCTCAAAAGCCCCTCAAATACCCCtcaaatttcatatcgatGGTTCTGTAGGAACCATGTGACTAGTTAATACCCTAAAGTGCTAGAGATGAttggaatttaaaaaaaattccaccctagtgtgttgaatgatgggaataccactatagtgcatctacaccgcgacgcagtgtatcattagttactattttttcactatgtttgacaggtgttgCCATtattcaagagagataattactaatcattaattacatcaatacaccgcagtgtggtgtTCTAGCAAAATCactcactgatttatacaccgcactgcatcatagacgcactgaaagggttaactggccaaaataacacatgtgaaaattcaatgctatttgGATTGGAAGAACTTTATATTGCCAAGATCTGACGCTTGGTTTGGTAGTTAAAAGCTTTCAAAGACAAAACCCCTCAAAATCTTGATTATATAAAATGTGTTGACGCGGTTTTGACTTCCATCATGACGTCATAACATTGAACGAGGTGGATCAGCTGGTGCGCGTTATTTcactaacaaaatggcggcacgATTGAATAGGTGGACATTCATCAATACTGATATTCAAGGCgtatgatataacgatttattgtgTCGATGTGATCAATTATTCTAGTTTTGATATCCCGTGCATAAGGTAAAGTTGCATCTAGATATCTGAAGAAAATGTGGTTTTAAAATGCAGAAATTTACTTCCGTGTTCGCCACACGGCTGATTTACTGATAGCATCGAATTTTTAGAGATGAGTCATTAACGTTCGCATTAGCAATCCGTTTTTAGAGcctgattatttgtattaatttataGGCTAGAGTACGCGCGCCACGGTGTAGGTTCAGCGTAACAACGATTTGTCTGAGTAAAGATGTAAGCTAATTAAAGCAATCCTatcgtgaaattattaaaaatcatGTCAATCGATAAACTTTGTTTTGCCAGTAACCGCCACtggcctcaaatttgaagaacttggGAGCTTCTGTCCTGATTGGTCcgtatgataaaaatgaaaaacctccGATGAAACCCAGGCTCTCACCAAGTTTGAACCATATCTTATCGGGTcactcatagttttagttgttttaagTCATTCAAGGGATGTATTAAAATTATGATCATTTGTTCAGACAAAAGgcccataatcaatttttcgaagatttcattctcAGCAAAAGTCAGTTATTAAAAGTTCTCACTAACCAAAATTGAGTCCTTTTTAGctcacttgggactttagtccctgcgggctattgcgttcacttttcgtccgtagacggaatccagctattttgggaagttttgaagaggcttcaatgtaatgtcttgatatttgtgttacacatgtatataccctagcccaaaaactggccctgtcagaatcacgatggctgactggcagccattgttgttcgccaaaatcagcaatttttacacatttttgaacttttagagggaaattttgaagacgcttcgatcaattacctgGATCTTTCGtacatatttgaatccccaagggcccatcagcataagaaatattgggtcgatcggactcaagatggccgtcctatgaccattttagtgcccaaaaatgtcaatttagcccgaattctgagtcctgtagcttccaactggtttgccatttctcaatgcaatttgtgatgggtattctttggaaagagaaattttatacctgagacatgtatttttgaccagccaattatggcgcaattggcagccatctcggtgtcatcagtactcattcgaaggtgggaaaaagttttccatattatattgatacctaatgcagctatcattatcagttatgTCTGACCCCCCCTAGTTCAGCACATCACCATCTATTAGACATTTCCAATGATGTCATTCGTCTAGGATTCGACCAATATTCGCCTCAGAAGAAGAATACATAAGTCAAGAATTCACCCTACTCCAGAATGAAGAATGTCAGAGCTTCGCCTGGTATTCACCTCATACATATTTCCTGTAGTCAGACATTCACCTTTCGAAAAACCGTGAAcaaaaaatagtttttgacCAAGGTCCGAAACTAAGCATTTTCAAGATACTAAATTTTCTACAAATTATCAGTAAACTTTATTTAACTAACAAGGCCTAAGCCTATTGCAATGCAATATACATTTGTTAAAATAATTGGTGTTATTTGGTTTCcattttataaaaaataaagtGCTCAAATAGTTGAGCTTCAAAAATAACCAAGTTATTACTATTAATGCAAAATGTGTATGGAAACATTAATAATGTATTTATGTTCCTGGGAGTCATTTTCCTACTTCATCTTAAGTACTTGAAATGATTATTGTTCAATTCAACAAATCGGAATGACTTCGGAATCCCTCTCAtcgaaaatattaaatattgaaataacaaCATGGTGACCATGTTGtacttatttcaatatttgaccAGGTCAGTCTTGGAGGTAGGTATTATTGACACATGCCCCATGTGGAATTACCCGACCgtcatattgatattacaaaaAATCAGTAATTAAGTATTACCTCAAGTGGCCACTGAGGTAGGTAAAAAAGAACTACTTATATAAACCTCGgaaaaataacaacaaaacttAATAAACATCAGAAGAATTACAACAAAGTTAAAATACTGTTacccaggggccagtttcgTGTAGATGGAATAAGTACCTGACTTTTAAATTGATCATAATTCAGATATCATTAGGGCAATCAGAGATCGACCTGTTCATATTGTACCTGGAGTTCGGTCTTGATGGTCTAACCATAAAATGTTCCATATAATTAATTAACCAGGAGTGTATTTATGTATATGAAACTGGCTCCAGGTATATACAAATTTCCAAAGAGCCATGTAAAACGCTCTACATTattaattaaaacaaaatgtcGGTGCCACTCATTTCTATCATCGATCTTCTAGATCAGTATCTGATCAGTGGCTGCTAATACCAGGTATATACAAATTTCCAAAGAGCCATGTTAAACACTCTACATTattaattaaaacaaaatgtcGGTGCCACTCTTTTCTGTCATTGATCTTCTAGATCAGTATCTGATCACTGGATCAGTGGCTGACCTACAAAAAAAGGACACAATTTGatgtaatacatgtacatagaaCAATACTTGTTAAAGTATGTATTCAATAGACAATTTCAGAAAGTCGCAATCCTTGCGGCAGGTGCACGTACATGGTGGATAATCACTATGAATCGAATTCTTTTGGCTTTGTGATTATCCACCATGTACGTGCACCTGCCGCAAGGATTGCGACTTTCTGAAATTGTCTAATAGTCCCTATATCAAATCCTCCTCTGTAGATTTTTGTGTCAGCTTGATGCAACTCATAACACAGAAAATGTCAATGAAGAACCTTTTTTATGTAATCAACACTGGCATTTTCCTCCTCCAGCCTTTTTTTCTGTCTTGTGGCAGCAGCTTTTTGGCCACCCATAACTCTTGCTTTATGAACTGCAGCAAGGTGATTGTAGTAATAGTTCACACGATCAATAGAAAGACAAAGCTGCGTCGAAAGAACTTTCACTTCAGATTCTGTAAGCGGAGGAACCATGCCAGCTTTAGCCATTTCAGAACCTTTTTTTACTTCTAACTTCTTCTTGGAGAATTCTTCAGCAATAAGTTTCGAAGGTAGACAATTTCCAGGGTCAAGGATTCGTGACTTCGAAAGTTCCAGAAGATCAAGATATGATTTAAAGTGCCCATCACAATTATCACATTCACATTTTCTCTCTGGATCAGCGTATGGCCATGGAATAAAAGTGAGAAGTGGGCCATTTGGGAACCAGACCATTTCTTCATTCCTCCTGTTCCGTTCTTGGCAAATTGGGTGTGGACATCCATCTTTGAAACAACACACTAATCCGTAGACATACTTAACTGTATCAATCTGATGATTAGATATCACACTCAATATCATGTCAAAATATTGCAACTGTTGGAATTTTTCTGGTTCTGCTGAATATTGGTACTTTATATCACTTCGTTTCTTCTCATTGGCTTTCAGATAAGACAGCAACAATTCTCTCCTATCTACATAATCTGGTCTTTCACCATGTTTGAATAGTTTAATTGTGTTATTGTTAAACTTTGTTCCATTTACTCTGGATAGGTAAACATCCACAGCAGCATTTAGATTATTTGCAACCAATGTTTCATCTATAACACCAGCATTTTTATTAGGACCCAATAGGGTCGATGGGATAAACAAGTTTGCGTGAGCTCGCTTGAGCTGCCCATTTAAATGTTCGACAATATTTAAGAAGCTCCCGCCAGCAAACCGTGTCGTTACGAAGGTGGCTAGTTTCCTTTGCTCATAGTGCCATTCTCCCCACATGAATTTCTGTTCTACATGGTCGGGATTTTCATCCCCCGCCCCATCTACTCTGATGGCATCAATTTCTTTCACATGACCATCTTCTCGATAGAAAACATGTTTCAGTTGTGGAACATTTGACAACATACGTAGATCCGCTGCATGTTGACTAGGTGTCTTAGGAACTAATTTGGTTGGTTTCACTATCCCAGCATAGTCCTCTATAGTAGTTGGACTACCGGTGAAATGATACGAAGTGACCTGTAGTATTGACTGTTCAGAATTTGTGAAGTCGGTACGCGTGGCCAGGTCCTCTTCACCTCGCACCATAAGCgatttaaaatgatttgatgTTGCTAGCGTATTTAATCGGAAGCCAGCAGCATCATCTCTGTTAATTAGAAGAATGTTCTTGTTGTCAGTTGAGTGTAATTTATCAAGACCTTTATACAAGGCCGACGACCAATGGTCATCTACATTAATTTTGATGTCAAAGCCCTTCCTCGCACGTTTAGACACAATGTTTGCAACACCACGGTACCTTGAACTTGATTTTCTCCGTTTGTTAGGTGGAACACATAATTCAAATACTGTGCCATAActgattttttttccaattctTTTTGACAGTTCATCTCGCAACCTTTCCATAGTCATTTTTTGGCCGACCTTTTTGCGCTCCCATGTCAAACTAGACGAGGACCGCCACTTATCGGCCCCCACACCCGCATTTCTCACAATGTCCTCCATGACTTTCCCAATGTCTGGATGGCTCTGTAGTAAAGTTTTAGTAGATTTAGTGACTTTTCGTTGTAATAATCGTTCCTCTGCCATTTGCTTAGCAATTAATACCTTCTTTTGTCGTTGTAAATGCTGTCTCTTTTCTTTAATTAACTGAATAAACTTAGGATCTGTAACAGATTTTAAATTCACTAGTCTCTCAGCAGTATCacaatcatcatcgtcatcactATCAATCTCCAATGGTTCAGTGTCATCAGGAGTATTTTCACATGGCAGAAGATTACTCAATTCGTCTTCATCAATCTCTTCCTCATCTAAATCATCTGCTTCATTGTCAACATAATGATCATACAACCCCAGCTTTTCTAGCATAGCTTTATCCTTCGATTGCACCAGATCTGTATATACACTATGAATTACTTGTATCCGTGATAGAGCTTCCTCTACATCATCACGTAATTTCCTATAGTTAGATCCATAAGCTGCCTTACACTTTTTACCAGATAGACAATCTGTTGCAGCAAATGTGACCAGTCGTTTGTCCTTCTCAGTAGAACACAACGATTTCAGCAACTTTAGACGATCTTTGCTAATATAATTGTAACCAAACTCTGATTCAGAGAAAAGTCCAAACTTGACACCTATATTAAAAGCTGAACCATAATCGACACCACtcaatttctgtgaaatatacAGCTGAGTTCCACCACACCGTAGTGTTCCTTTCAGGTTTCTACCCATTAACACGGCAACAACAGGCATTTGGAAAACTTTTCTTAAGACATTGGGCTTACAATACTTGTGTGATGCAGGGAAACAAGAATCATGTATCTGTCGAAGAGAGACTGGTTCATTCTCCAAGACATATCTGGCTATCGAAGCATCAAGCTGACATGAACAGTTATCTGTATCAGTATGACGGCAGTTCTcttgaatgattttaaaatcggCAAGAGTGAGGTTTGAATAATGAGACACTTTTACATGGTCATTCACTTTCAAGAAGAAAACCTTTTTACTATCAACTACCATTTTCTCGGAAATAAACAACCTATAAGTatctgaaaaatacctgtTATTATCTGGTACTGATTGAATACTATCTTTAATACTACTCGTAACATCACTGATCTCATTACCAACATCTGAACTCATTTCAGTATTATCTTGTTCATCATTAGAGGGGATGACAGTGTCTGAATTGTGAGATACAGATTCATTCACTTCTTCAGTATAAATACTCTTATCTTCATCGGTGGGCTTAGTAACAACATTAGTTGATGGAACAGTCTTATATGAACTAATTGTGGCATTAACTTGTTCATCATCAGAAAGGATGACAGTGTCTGCATCGGAAATCACTTCTTCTGTAGCACTACTAAATGTATCGGTTGAGTAAGTAACAGTAGCTGATGGAGAAGTCTTTATACTTTGTGATGCATGATAACGAGAGTCCCTTCCAGATTTATTTTCCTTTCGATTTAAatcttctttttcaattttgagccCTTTTTTTTCAGCATACAGATTATCTAATTGGGTTTGAAGTGCATCAGCCTCTTCcgttaaattcaataaagttttgGTGCGTATCTGAATGAGCAGAATGCCGGTTTTAGATTCGATTGACAATAacctatcatttatatcagcgATCCTTTGTTGACGACACTTTTTCGACAGCTTCGGTTTTGGACCAGAATCAGCGTTGGCATGTCTGCGTTTTCTCTTAAAAGGGTACACTTTATTAacctgaaaagaaatataacaaatctctATGGATAAAGCTCTGGTGGGAAAATTTAAGTATTTTTGGGGAATTAGCAATTGTCCTGTAAATTCATGTAAACAGGATTCCTCTTTGTACTACCATACACCCACCATAAagatttcatgaaattatgTCCATCAGTGTTATGgcataaaatacataaaagcCAACACAAACTGTCAGCCACCTCCCAGATTTAATATACACCTACCAtcaaaaaattcaatgaaattaccTCAATTGGTTTTTATAAAGTTATGTCATAAGATAATAAAACCTAAAATAATCATGGCCAcctgtcggccatcttgaactGGGAACTTCAGTCACAGCAGAGCTAATcagtaaacaaacaaatatgtTGTAGAAATCCATTCGTATGTAAAATGTATTGGCAGATAGCGAGGGTGGCGGATAATGTAGCGTAGActttcaaaaatacctgtaatcaaaaactttttaaaatcattggttttcaaatttatacatgtacctcAAGTCTTGCATTTTTCAGAAGCGTTCCTCTATTGCCTTTATTTAACAGCTCCGGTGTTTTTAAAACAAGCTTATAgcatgttttatttatttccttgTTGTAATTAGCATTTTTCCCATGCTCTGCCAGAATCTTTGTCTGTCGCTGAATATGAGCTTTATGTTTTTCTGTATCCATTGTGCCAAAATCAACTAAAGTTTTCTGAACTGTAATTTCTGTGAAAAAATTACACAACTTCATTAGACtataaaagaaacaatgaCAGTCCTCTATATCTGAGCTTTTAAAATGATAGTAAAGtaatataaaaaatatcaagtgaAATCCAATATTACTGGGGTAGCAATATTGCCAGGATACGGCAAGTACGGTAAGTTATGTTTAAGTAAGAGAGTCACACTTGAGTTCAATGCAGACACAAGTTTGAACCCAGCCTTGAAAGGCTATCACAGTGGGACATCTATCACTATTGTAGTTCTTAAAagcagaaaatatatttaggaAAGGGTTAACTATGTCTTGCAGCTGAAGGGTGAAGTCATAAGAAATAATAGTTACCTCTGACAGCTGCAATATCAGGTTCACTCTCGATCGATTCTATTTCGCTGACATCGGGACTAGCTTTCAAATACACAACAGTGAAGTTTTCAAGAAAGTCATAGTATTCAGCAGTTATTTCTGTGTGGTCTTCTGTGTACAGGACACCTTCACAGTTCAATTTTTCACAaactaaaatacaaatacCATTTTACAAACTAGGAGTGCTTCGTGCACCTAGGCAAATTAATTTCGTCATACAGGGCTTGAAATTAGCAGCATCTTGATATCCAAAGGATAGGCCTACTAGGTCACTTGTAACTTTACCCTGATGACACACAGTGGTGTGTCGAAACGTCGgaaataaaattgttaaaaaaACTTGAGGGTTTTCTACATGATAGGCCTACTAGGCCTAGATCTTTGATGTCTATGTATCCAAATGGGTTTccaaaattttcagtaaaccTCTGAACTTGGGGTAGGCCTACCATGATTTGGATATCGGATACGAGATTTTGGTTGAGTAGTATCCAATGTGGATCGATGAtgtatgaaatttcaaaaatttcaagcCCTACCAGTACGTAGTATCAAAGAGTGGTTTTAACTTATATCCTAcgtagtatcattttataggAAGATAGACAtttgatttatattcatttttgtgAACTTATGTCCCAATTGCAGCATTACCATAAAAACAATATTGTACAAAAGCTttacaattaattaaataaagattgatttctattcatttgaaaagaaataccCTTGCTgctaaagaaatgctaagaatTTATAAACTAATCGTGAGATCAGGAAAGGTGAATTTTACCTTTATAGGCCTCATTGACCTTACACGAATCAAGACTTAAATAGACTCACCTTTCTGTAATAAATCCTCATACGATGTTGCTATTATTGGAACTTTTTCTTGGGTTCCTTTGCCCACGAGTAATTTAAAGGGtcgactgaaaataaaaaattataataggcctattaaTTTTATCAAGAAGAGCAAGGGCACGCTTCGTAAAGGATAGGTTACTGGTTAGCCTGATCACTTCTAATGAAGTTTCACAATAATGGGAACTAGGTCACATATCGCGAAAGaagtaaaacattttaaaatttgacaGATCATGATGAGGTGGTGCTTTCTGTAGGCAGTGTCCCTTGGATTGAAAAGACACTGATAGACAACAGTTTGAGTTTTCTTCACGGCATCCACATTAATTGTAATGAATAGCAGAATACGTGATTGTGAGTGAAGAAGGTCTCACTGACTTCTTTCCATACATacactacaaaatacaagttgTATATTGTAGGCCTAGAGTACAAGTCCAAGACCAAGAGCAGCCTGGCGCCTAGGATTAGGAGGGGGTGAATTTTTAGTAATAATATAACGGCAAtggaataaataataatggtgTTCAGATGACAGGCTTTGTTGTGGAAGCATGGAATAGCCATATAAGCAGATTAGGCCTGGCCCTAcagaattgaatttcaatcaattttttgtGAGCGTTTTTACTCAGACTAACCTAGGCTGAAATTTTACGTTCTAGCTAGATACAACTCCAACAAGCCAAGGAAGTGATTGATGGCATAGTTAGTATAGATTGTCATATAGATACTAGATAGGGGCCTGCTGAGACGATAAGATAAACTGATTGATAAATACCTTGGCATTTTTTCCATCCGTTTTTCTTCGTTCGCCAATCGATAaacgaaaattcaaattctttatttacaattcaattcaattcaatatttattaacATTTGCTACATATAAAATATCGCGTAACACACATGAATAAAGTTTGCATagacaatgaaaaaaaaaaatttactcACACCAATTACAAGCGAAGTTACCTGACTCGAGTAAGAAAATAGACTCGTTGGGGCAGGGAACCAGTCTATTTAGAATACAAACGCGGtgattaggttcgaatcccatgcAGGCTATATTTATCTGCAGAACACAACAGACGCGTCGTAATATATCTTTTTTCGGTTCGGGTTATTTAACTTCCTTGCGCATAATTAAAAATCCGGTACCGGTACGTCAGGTTTTCACCTCATTCCATGAAACTATTCGCCAGAACATCATTATATAGCCCCCAACTGTTCGTCAGTCATTCAcccaatataaaaaaaatgataGCCAGACAATCGACATCAGCGTTTTGCTGCCACGTCAGGCATACGCCAAAATTCGACGTCGATGTTGCATCGACCGCTGAACTAGGGGGGGTCAGACATAACATTGATAGCTGCATAAGCAtaatttgttaccacaatcaattgcaaagttgtagctcatgacattgtctatgattttggtgagttttaaagacatttgtttttctatgtggtcaccagggggtgttgaatagtagaataactttgtatttcttattagatttggtACCtacgcatattttgttaccatgatcaattgcaaagttgtagttcatgacatgttctctgattgtggtgagtttcattGGGttttgggttttgcatattgtcaccagggggcgttgaatagtagaaaaacttagtatttccatattaaatcggtaacgaggcatattttgttatcacaatcaataaaaaaatcatagctgctgagatattctatgattgtggtgagtttcaaggtcattggtttttgaatatggtcaccagggggcatggaatattgaaattgttagattgttgatcatttgaaaccacttcccaagtggaaATGAtgccgcattggcaaaatatccacttccatATTTAAAGGCCGACTTCGAGTATAAAAAGCCCATCATCTGTCAGACATCGCCGTACCTCTGAACCCATGGAGCAGTCAAGAGCTCCAGtgttgaaactggtatttcccTAATAGCTCCGTCAGTGAACCGATTTGGACCCTcctttttttctgggatagGCCTA is a genomic window of Tubulanus polymorphus chromosome 5, tnTubPoly1.2, whole genome shotgun sequence containing:
- the LOC141906012 gene encoding uncharacterized protein LOC141906012, encoding MEKMPSRPFKLLVGKGTQEKVPIIATSYEDLLQKVCEKLNCEGVLYTEDHTEITAEYYDFLENFTVVYLKASPDVSEIESIESEPDIAAVREITVQKTLVDFGTMDTEKHKAHIQRQTKILAEHGKNANYNKEINKTCYKLVLKTPELLNKGNRGTLLKNARLEVNKVYPFKRKRRHANADSGPKPKLSKKCRQQRIADINDRLLSIESKTGILLIQIRTKTLLNLTEEADALQTQLDNLYAEKKGLKIEKEDLNRKENKSGRDSRYHASQSIKTSPSATVTYSTDTFSSATEEVISDADTVILSDDEQVNATISSYKTVPSTNVVTKPTDEDKSIYTEEVNESVSHNSDTVIPSNDEQDNTEMSSDVGNEISDVTSSIKDSIQSVPDNNRSATDPVIRY